A segment of the Streptomyces sp. NBC_00193 genome:
AGGCCCGGATCCTCGGCGAGGCGATCGGCCGGCCGATCGAGTACGCCGAGCTGCCCGTCGAGGCGGTGCGCCGGGCGATGAGCGCCCACGTCCCGGGACCGGTCCTCGACGGCATCCTCAAGGTCTGGTCGGAGGCGGTCGGCCGCACCGCGCCGACCACCACCGACATCGAGAAGGTCACCGGCCGCCCGGCCCGCAGCTACCGCGACTGGGTCCTCGACCACGCGGCGGCCTTCTGAACCGCGGCGGCCTTCCGAACCGCGGCGGCCTTCCGAACCGAAGAAAAAGATCTTTCCCGGGGACCGATGAGTTTCCCGGTGGCCCGCAGTCCTAGATCATGGAAGGCGCGCCGCAGCAGCCACGGAAGTGGCCGCGGGGGCGCGCCGGACGGACCTGCCTAGAGCCAGCCACGAGATATCGAGGACCCACGATGCGCACCCTGATCAGCTCCGCCTTCATCTCCCTCGACGGGGTCGTGGAGGCCCCCGGCGGCGAGCCCGGGTACCGGAACTCGGGCTGGACCTTCAAGGACGTCGAGTTCCTGCCCGAGGCGTTCGAGATCAAGGGCCGGGAGCAGAAGGAGGCCTCGGCGATGCTGCTGGGCCGCACGAGCTACGAGGCGTTCAGCCCGGTGTGGCCCGCCATGGAGGACTTCGCCGACTACAAGGTGATGCCGAAGTACGTCGTCTCCACCACCCTCACCGAGGACGACCTGGTGTCGGACTGGGGCGACACGACGATCCTGCGCTCGCTCGACGAGGTCGCCGCCCTGAAGGAGACCGAGGGCGGCCCGATCATCGTCCACGGCAGCGCCGCCCTGAACCGGGCGCTCTCCGACGCCGGCCTGATCGACCGTTACCACCTGCTCGTCTTCCCGCTGCTGCTCGGCGCGGGCAAGCGGCTCTTCAGCGCCACGGACAAGGACGCGCAGAAGCTGAAGCTCGTCGAGCACGAGGCCTACGCCAACGGCCTGCAGAAGAACGTCTTCGACGTCGTCCGCTGACCGCGGCGCGGGCCCCGGGGGGCGTCCTTGCCCCTCAGCCGAACAGCCGGCGCAGCTCCTCGTGGAAGCCGGGGAAGGTCTTGGCCACGCAGGCCGGATCGTCGAGGGTGATGCCGGCGGCGCGCAGGCCCAGTACCGAGAAGGACATCGCGATGCGGTGGTCCCGGTGGCAGTCGACCGTCGCCGGGACGGGGGCGCCCGGGTGGACGGTGATGCGGTCCGGGCCCTCCTCGACCTCGATGCCCAGCGCGCGGAGGTTCCCCGCGACGGCGGCGATGCGGTCGGACTCCTTCAGCCGGGCGTGCGCGATGCCCGTGATGGTGATGGGGGCGTCCGCGAGCGGGGCGATCGCGGCCATGGTCATGAAGGTGTCCGAGATATCGCCCATGTCGACGCTGAATCCGCCGCGCAGCGCTCCGGTGCCCGTGACCTCGGTCCAGTCCGCGGTCCTGGTGACCCGGGCCCCGGCGCGCCGCAGCACCTCCACGAACGCGGTGTCGCCCTGCAGGCTGCCGGAGCCCAGGGCCCGGACCCGTACGGTGCGCCCGGTGACGGCCGCCGCCGCGAAGAAGTACGAGGCGGTCGAGGCGTCCGGCTCGATGTCGAGGTCGGTGGGCCGGTAGCCGCCCGGGTGGACCGTGATCGTGCTGCCCTCCTCCTCGACCCGGGCGCCGAAGTGCCGCATCAGGGACAGGGTCATGTCCACGTACGGACGGCTGACCAGCCGCGGCACGTCCACCGTGAGCGGTCCGCCCATCAGCGGCGCGGCCATCAGCAGCCCGGACAGGTACTGGCTGCTGAGCCCGGAATCCAGCTCGATGCGGCCGCCCGCCAGCCCCCGCGCGGTGAGGGTGAAGGGCAGGCCCGTACCGCGCACCTTCGTCCCGAGCCTGGTGAGCGCCTCCAGCAGCGGGCGCAGCGGGCGCGCCCGCAACTGGTCGGAGCCGTCGAAGGCGATCTCCCCGAGCCCGGTGGCCGCGAACGGCGGCAGGAAGCGCGCCGCGGTGCCGGCGTCGGCGCACCAGACCCGGCCGGGGCCGACCGGTCCGGTGCCGCGTCCGGTGACCTCCCAGACCTCGCCGGAGCCGTCGCCGTAGCCCGAGCCGTCGCCGTAGCCGTAGCCGCTGTCGCCGATGTCGCGGACCCCGCTGCCCAGGTCCGTCAGTGCGGCCCGGAAGGCGAGGGTGTCGTCGCTGACCAGGGGCGCGCCGAGGCGGCTGCGGCCGGGGGCGGCCGCCGCGAGGAGCAGCGCCCGGTTGGTGATGCTCTTGGAGCCGGGTATCCGCGCTTCCAGTACGGGAGTTGTCACGCCGCTCATCGTACGGAGCCTCTGCGCAGGGCCCGCTCGAAGCTCGCGCGGGCCGCCGCGGCGACCTTCGGCGCCGTCAGGCCGTGGAGTTCGTACAGGGACTGGTACGGGGCGGAGGCGCCGAAGGAGTCGATGCCCAGCGAGGTGCCGGCCGCGCCGACCAGGGCGTACCAGCCGAGGCTGGAGCCCGCCTCGACGGAGACCCGGGCGGCCACCTCGGTGGGGAGCACCTCCTCGCGGTAGGCCTCCTCCTGTGCCTGGAACCACTCCAGGCAGGGCATGGACACGACGCGGGTGGGCAGACCCCCGTCCTGCAGGATGCGGCGGGCCTCCAGCGCGATGGGCACCTCGCTGCCGGTGGCGATGAGGATGACATCGGGGCGGCCGCCGGCGGCTTCGGCCAGCACGTACCCGCCGCGCGCGGCGCCCTCGGCGGGGGACAGCCCGCTCTCCGCGGTGCGCTCCAGCACGGGCAGGTTCTGCCGGGACAGGCACAGGCCCGCCGGGCGGTCGTCGTTCTCCAGGATGGTGCGCCAGGCGACGACGGTCTCGTTCGCGTCGGCGGGCCGGACCACGTCCAGGCCGGGGATGGCGCGCAGCGACCAGAGGTGCTCGATCGGCTGGTGGGTGGGACCGTCCTCGCCGAGCCCGATGGAGTCGTGGGTCCAGACGTAGGTGACGGGCAGCTTCATCATGGCCGCGAGGCGGACGGCGGGGCGCATGTAGTCGGAGAAGACGAGGAAGGTGCCGCCGTAGGGGCGGGTCCCGCCGTGCAGGGCGATGCCGTTGAGGATGGCGCCCATGGCGTGCTCGCGGATGCCGAAGTGCAGGGTGCGCCCGTACCGGTGGCCGGAGTAGGCCTCGGTGGCCAGCTCCTCGGGGACGAAGGAGGGTTCGCCCTTCATGGTGGTGAGGTTGGACTCGGCGAGGTCGGCGGAGCCGCCCCACAGTTCGGGCAGTACGGAGGCGAGCGCGTTCAGCACCTCGCCGGACGCCTTGCGGGTGGCGATCTGGCCGCCCGCGGGGAAGACCGGCAGGTTCTCCTGCCAGCCCTCGGGCAGCCGGCGCTCGGAGAGCCGGTCGAAGAGCTCGGCGCGCTCGGGATTCAGGGCGCGCCAGTCGGCGAGGGTCTTGTCCCACTGGCGGTGGGCTTCGGCGCCGCGGTCGGCGACCCGGCGGGCGTGGGCCAGGACCTCGGCGGGGACCTGGAAGGAGAGCGAGGGGTCGAGGCCCATCGCGGCCTTGGCGGCGGCGGCCTCCTCGGCACCGAGGGCGGATCCGTGGATGCCGCCGGTGTTGCGCTTCTTCGGCGCGGGCCAGCCGATG
Coding sequences within it:
- the aroA gene encoding 3-phosphoshikimate 1-carboxyvinyltransferase, whose product is MSGVTTPVLEARIPGSKSITNRALLLAAAAPGRSRLGAPLVSDDTLAFRAALTDLGSGVRDIGDSGYGYGDGSGYGDGSGEVWEVTGRGTGPVGPGRVWCADAGTAARFLPPFAATGLGEIAFDGSDQLRARPLRPLLEALTRLGTKVRGTGLPFTLTARGLAGGRIELDSGLSSQYLSGLLMAAPLMGGPLTVDVPRLVSRPYVDMTLSLMRHFGARVEEEGSTITVHPGGYRPTDLDIEPDASTASYFFAAAAVTGRTVRVRALGSGSLQGDTAFVEVLRRAGARVTRTADWTEVTGTGALRGGFSVDMGDISDTFMTMAAIAPLADAPITITGIAHARLKESDRIAAVAGNLRALGIEVEEGPDRITVHPGAPVPATVDCHRDHRIAMSFSVLGLRAAGITLDDPACVAKTFPGFHEELRRLFG
- the tkt gene encoding transketolase, whose product is MTVATAPQGTAPALLWGDADRRAVEVARALTVDAVEAAGHGHPGTAMSLAPAAYLLFQRLLRHDPQDPRWAGRDRFVLSCGHASLTLYTQLYLSGYGLTLDDLKGLRTEGSLTPAHPEYGHTPGVETTTGPLGQGLANAVGMAMAARRERGLFDPEAAPGTSPFDHTVWAIASEGDLEEGVAHEASSLAGHQRLGNLVVLYDENRISIEDDRQIAHSEDTLARYRAYGWHVQEVDWTAGGEYREDVEALHRALTTARETTDRPSLVSLRTIIGWPAPKKRNTGGIHGSALGAEEAAAAKAAMGLDPSLSFQVPAEVLAHARRVADRGAEAHRQWDKTLADWRALNPERAELFDRLSERRLPEGWQENLPVFPAGGQIATRKASGEVLNALASVLPELWGGSADLAESNLTTMKGEPSFVPEELATEAYSGHRYGRTLHFGIREHAMGAILNGIALHGGTRPYGGTFLVFSDYMRPAVRLAAMMKLPVTYVWTHDSIGLGEDGPTHQPIEHLWSLRAIPGLDVVRPADANETVVAWRTILENDDRPAGLCLSRQNLPVLERTAESGLSPAEGAARGGYVLAEAAGGRPDVILIATGSEVPIALEARRILQDGGLPTRVVSMPCLEWFQAQEEAYREEVLPTEVAARVSVEAGSSLGWYALVGAAGTSLGIDSFGASAPYQSLYELHGLTAPKVAAAARASFERALRRGSVR
- a CDS encoding dihydrofolate reductase family protein — protein: MRTLISSAFISLDGVVEAPGGEPGYRNSGWTFKDVEFLPEAFEIKGREQKEASAMLLGRTSYEAFSPVWPAMEDFADYKVMPKYVVSTTLTEDDLVSDWGDTTILRSLDEVAALKETEGGPIIVHGSAALNRALSDAGLIDRYHLLVFPLLLGAGKRLFSATDKDAQKLKLVEHEAYANGLQKNVFDVVR